One stretch of Streptomyces agglomeratus DNA includes these proteins:
- a CDS encoding DUF4386 domain-containing protein — translation MGSAGKVAVVTGAFFLVTEVAAIGGLVLYGPVLESTGYVVGPGADSRVFLGALFELVLAIAAIGTGVTLFPVIRRQNEGAALGYVCGRLLEAAVIVVGIVSVLSVVTLRRDFAASSGADAAATVTAGKTLVAIHDWTFLFGPNFILGANSLVLAYLMYRSRLVPRFIAVLGLVGVR, via the coding sequence ATGGGCTCAGCTGGAAAAGTCGCGGTTGTCACCGGAGCGTTCTTCCTTGTCACGGAGGTCGCCGCGATCGGCGGGCTTGTGCTGTACGGGCCCGTGCTGGAGAGCACCGGTTACGTCGTCGGTCCGGGCGCCGACAGCCGGGTGTTCTTGGGGGCGCTGTTCGAACTCGTCCTCGCGATAGCCGCCATCGGTACCGGGGTCACCCTGTTCCCGGTCATCAGGAGACAGAACGAAGGGGCCGCTCTGGGCTACGTCTGTGGTCGCCTTCTCGAAGCCGCCGTCATTGTCGTCGGCATCGTCAGCGTTCTGTCGGTCGTGACGCTGAGAAGAGACTTCGCGGCGTCCTCCGGCGCCGACGCCGCGGCCACGGTCACGGCGGGCAAGACCCTGGTGGCGATCCATGACTGGACGTTCCTTTTCGGGCCCAACTTCATCCTGGGCGCGAACTCACTGGTCCTGGCGTACCTGATGTACCGCTCGCGGCTCGTACCCCGGTTCATCGCCGTGCTGGGGCTGGTCGGGGTCCGCTGA
- a CDS encoding endonuclease I family protein, whose amino-acid sequence MSRRNKLRWAAALVATASIGMVTVTPTQARPAAAPADSAATAAVAASDPSTYYAAAAGKTGAALKSSLHTIISTQSTVSYDQVWTALKNTDQDPANTANVIELYTGKSIAKTRNGGNTGDWNREHVWAKSHGDFGTSTGPGTDLHHLRPEDVTVNSIRGNKDFDNGGTAVSGAAGNYTDADSFEPRSAVKGDVARMILYMAVRYDGGDGFADLEPNDRVSNGSLPAIGRLSVLKQWSLQDPPDTFEKRRNEIIYSTYQRNRNPFIDHPEWVESIW is encoded by the coding sequence ATGTCCCGTCGTAACAAACTGAGATGGGCCGCCGCCCTGGTCGCGACCGCGTCCATAGGCATGGTCACCGTAACCCCCACCCAGGCCCGCCCCGCCGCTGCGCCTGCTGACAGCGCCGCAACCGCAGCGGTGGCGGCGTCGGACCCGAGCACGTACTACGCGGCGGCGGCCGGCAAGACCGGTGCCGCGCTGAAGAGCAGCCTGCACACGATCATCAGCACACAGTCCACGGTGTCGTACGACCAGGTGTGGACGGCCCTGAAGAACACCGACCAGGACCCGGCGAACACCGCCAACGTGATCGAGCTGTACACCGGCAAGTCCATCGCCAAGACGCGCAACGGCGGCAACACCGGCGACTGGAACCGTGAGCACGTATGGGCCAAGTCCCACGGCGACTTCGGAACCTCCACCGGGCCGGGCACCGACCTGCACCACCTGCGGCCTGAAGACGTTACCGTCAACAGCATCCGTGGCAACAAGGACTTCGACAACGGCGGCACCGCCGTTTCCGGCGCGGCGGGCAACTACACCGACGCCGACAGCTTTGAGCCGCGCAGCGCCGTCAAGGGCGACGTGGCCCGCATGATCCTCTACATGGCCGTCCGTTACGACGGCGGAGACGGCTTCGCGGACCTCGAACCCAACGACCGGGTCAGCAACGGCTCGCTTCCCGCGATCGGCCGCCTCAGCGTCCTGAAGCAGTGGTCTCTCCAGGACCCGCCGGACACCTTCGAGAAGCGCCGCAACGAGATCATCTACAGCACGTACCAGCGCAACCGGAACCCGTTCATCGACCACCCCGAATGGGTCGAATCGATCTGGTAG
- a CDS encoding HPP family protein has protein sequence MSIDAAPRPDTVPLVPEAPSRRKPLGRAPARPTPVAAFHSISAATAVLLGLVAIGAMIHEPVLIPPLAASAALVHSAPALPLAQPAAWSSAT, from the coding sequence ATGAGCATCGACGCCGCCCCGCGTCCCGATACGGTCCCACTCGTCCCCGAGGCACCGAGTCGGCGTAAGCCCCTCGGACGGGCTCCGGCCCGGCCCACCCCTGTGGCCGCCTTCCACAGCATCAGCGCCGCGACAGCCGTCCTGCTGGGGCTCGTCGCGATCGGCGCGATGATCCACGAACCGGTACTCATACCCCCACTGGCCGCCAGCGCGGCCCTGGTGCACAGCGCCCCCGCCCTGCCACTGGCCCAGCCCGCAGCGTGGTCATCGGCCACTTGA
- a CDS encoding aldo/keto reductase: MQNVTLNNGVRMPILGFGAYQIPPDRTERAVTDALAAGYRLLDTAAAYGNEVAVGRAIRSSGIPREELFVTTKLWVQDAPAERNAKRAFETSLDKLGLGHVDLYLMHQPFGDVYGQWRAMEDLYREGRVKAIGVANFYPDRLVDLAINNEVTPAVNQIETHPFFQRGTDQDVMREHGVQLQSWGGFAEGRNNIFTHPLLSEIAESHGKSVAQVVLRWLTQRDIVAIPKSVRAERMAENINIFDFALTAAQMASIATLDTGTSQFFDHRDPAMVVRLGRVRLSD, from the coding sequence GTGCAGAACGTCACCCTGAACAACGGCGTCCGTATGCCGATCCTCGGCTTCGGCGCGTACCAGATCCCGCCCGACCGGACAGAGCGGGCCGTCACCGACGCCCTCGCCGCCGGCTACCGCCTGCTCGACACCGCCGCAGCCTACGGAAACGAGGTGGCCGTCGGCCGCGCGATCAGGAGCAGCGGCATCCCGCGCGAGGAACTGTTCGTCACCACCAAGCTGTGGGTCCAGGACGCGCCCGCGGAGCGGAACGCCAAGCGCGCCTTCGAGACGTCGCTGGACAAGCTCGGCCTCGGCCACGTCGACCTGTATCTGATGCACCAGCCGTTCGGCGACGTCTACGGGCAGTGGCGCGCCATGGAGGACCTCTACCGCGAAGGGCGGGTCAAGGCGATCGGTGTCGCCAACTTCTATCCCGACCGGCTCGTGGACCTGGCCATCAACAACGAGGTGACGCCTGCGGTGAATCAGATCGAGACCCATCCGTTCTTCCAGCGCGGCACCGACCAGGACGTGATGCGCGAGCACGGGGTCCAGCTCCAGTCCTGGGGCGGGTTCGCGGAAGGCCGCAACAACATCTTCACTCACCCGCTCCTGAGCGAGATCGCCGAGAGCCACGGCAAGTCCGTGGCACAGGTCGTTCTGCGCTGGCTGACCCAGCGCGACATCGTCGCGATTCCCAAGTCCGTTCGCGCCGAACGCATGGCGGAGAACATCAACATCTTCGACTTCGCACTCACCGCCGCCCAGATGGCGTCCATCGCCACCCTGGACACCGGAACCTCGCAGTTCTTCGACCACCGCGACCCCGCCATGGTCGTCCGGCTCGGCCGGGTGCGCCTCAGCGACTGA
- a CDS encoding cold-shock protein, whose protein sequence is MATGTVKWFNAEKGFGFIEQDGGGADVFAHYSNIAAQGFRELQEGQKVNFDVTQGQKGPQAENIVPA, encoded by the coding sequence ATGGCTACTGGCACCGTGAAGTGGTTCAACGCGGAAAAGGGTTTCGGCTTCATCGAGCAGGACGGTGGCGGCGCTGACGTCTTCGCCCACTACTCGAACATCGCCGCCCAGGGCTTCCGCGAGCTCCAGGAGGGCCAGAAGGTGAACTTCGACGTCACGCAGGGCCAGAAGGGCCCGCAGGCGGAGAACATCGTTCCCGCCTGA
- a CDS encoding DUF2637 domain-containing protein produces the protein MHEGRGRHSRVGPFSPADPPTDWTNPVDGCPPPPLRHQPSDPLDSLDVAWDPAEELAHLLQEAIAADPGDAPTLPGADEPPVVGADDAPLTGLTRITAELPAVRPSPSRRRRALSRRRTAGALQTASFFLAALAAVVVSMVCVFGGMVTYDPLRHLAKYRTTDNAVRWWPLLVYGPWMVASLSILRAALHQRRAAHSWAVVLLFSTVSILLCVSQAPRTVVDVSAAALPSLAALACFQQLVRQITLTRPPRQAAPRHRGPATSAQRSAGSGRTPA, from the coding sequence ATGCATGAGGGACGCGGCCGTCACAGCCGCGTAGGCCCTTTTTCTCCTGCCGACCCGCCCACCGACTGGACGAACCCGGTCGACGGCTGTCCCCCGCCTCCACTGCGCCATCAGCCGTCCGATCCGCTCGACTCCCTGGACGTGGCCTGGGACCCGGCAGAGGAACTCGCCCACCTCTTGCAGGAAGCCATCGCGGCGGACCCCGGCGACGCCCCCACGCTGCCCGGTGCGGACGAACCGCCGGTGGTCGGAGCCGACGACGCCCCTCTCACGGGCCTGACGCGGATCACGGCGGAGCTGCCGGCCGTGCGCCCCTCGCCCTCCCGCCGCCGTCGCGCCCTCTCGCGCAGACGCACGGCCGGAGCCTTGCAGACCGCCAGCTTCTTTCTCGCCGCGCTCGCCGCCGTCGTGGTCTCCATGGTGTGTGTCTTCGGTGGCATGGTCACGTACGACCCGCTGCGTCACCTCGCCAAATACCGCACCACGGACAACGCCGTGCGGTGGTGGCCGCTGCTCGTCTACGGGCCGTGGATGGTCGCATCGCTGTCCATCCTGCGCGCCGCCCTCCACCAGCGCCGCGCCGCACACTCCTGGGCCGTCGTGCTGCTCTTCTCCACCGTCTCCATACTCCTGTGTGTTTCACAGGCCCCTCGCACCGTGGTCGACGTATCAGCCGCCGCGCTCCCCTCGCTCGCCGCGCTCGCATGCTTCCAGCAGCTCGTACGGCAGATCACCCTCACCCGGCCACCCCGCCAAGCCGCCCCCCGTCACCGCGGTCCGGCGACTTCGGCGCAGCGCTCCGCCGGCTCGGGCCGGACACCGGCGTAG
- a CDS encoding TetR/AcrR family transcriptional regulator — MTQQAEAARRPPLSRDRVLRAGVALADEAGIDSLSMRKLAQELGVVPMALYKHVANKEQLLDGMVDVVVGEIEPPDPGSDWKGAVRRRILSARRALIGHPWAAQVIQSRPRPTPVVLAYMDSVIGMFRTGGFSVDLTHHVMHALGSRMLGFTQELFDASPGPEPDAPAPASAGDAGQYPYVAELAGAVAHEEGSVVGGGCDDQFEFEFSLDLLLDGFERLRRQGWTSARRPQETSEAQEAQETTG; from the coding sequence ATGACTCAGCAGGCGGAGGCGGCGCGCCGGCCTCCTCTGAGCAGGGACCGCGTGCTGCGCGCCGGGGTCGCGCTCGCCGACGAGGCCGGGATCGATTCACTGAGCATGCGCAAGCTCGCACAGGAGCTGGGCGTGGTGCCGATGGCGCTCTACAAGCATGTCGCCAACAAGGAGCAGCTCCTGGACGGCATGGTGGATGTCGTCGTCGGCGAGATCGAGCCCCCGGACCCCGGAAGCGACTGGAAGGGCGCGGTCAGGCGCAGGATCCTCTCGGCGCGACGAGCGCTCATCGGTCACCCCTGGGCAGCTCAGGTGATCCAATCGCGACCCAGGCCAACACCGGTCGTGCTCGCGTACATGGACTCGGTGATCGGGATGTTCCGGACCGGCGGCTTCTCGGTCGATCTGACACACCATGTGATGCATGCGCTGGGCAGCCGCATGCTGGGGTTCACCCAGGAACTGTTCGACGCCTCGCCCGGCCCGGAACCGGACGCGCCGGCTCCCGCGTCCGCGGGGGACGCGGGACAGTACCCCTATGTGGCGGAGCTGGCCGGGGCGGTGGCCCATGAGGAGGGGTCCGTCGTGGGCGGGGGCTGTGACGATCAGTTCGAGTTCGAGTTCTCGCTGGACCTTCTCCTGGACGGATTCGAACGACTCCGGCGGCAGGGGTGGACATCCGCCCGTCGCCCGCAGGAGACGTCGGAGGCGCAAGAGGCGCAGGAGACGACTGGATGA
- a CDS encoding GDSL-type esterase/lipase family protein, producing MNDRLSDIPHTPTTDRETDWITTSITADLLRGALDLERTAHGVLPHRLPARARAQCADGQLAMAEAQPSGVRLVFRTRATVVELDALRTKNAYRGAPPRPDGVYDLLVDGRPARQASVTGGNVLLMDMTTGAAETLPGPVGTVRFSGLPGHAKDVEIWLPYNEVTELVALRTDAPVEPRPDGGRRKWVHHGSSVSHGSDAASPSTTWPALAGSLGGVELTNLGLSGSALLDPFTARTLRDLPADLISVKIGINLVNTDLMRLRAFGPAVHGFLDTVREGHPTTPLLVVSPILCPIHEDTPGPSAPDFSDLSAGRLRFRAAGDPAERAGGKLTLNVVRDELARIVKQRAADDPNLHYLDGRDLYGEADFAELPLPDQLHPDAATHRRIGERFAALAFGPGGPFATVR from the coding sequence ATGAACGACCGGCTCAGCGACATCCCCCACACCCCCACGACCGACCGCGAGACGGACTGGATAACCACGTCCATCACCGCGGACCTCCTGCGCGGCGCCCTGGATCTGGAGCGCACCGCGCACGGCGTGCTGCCGCACCGGCTGCCCGCCCGGGCCCGCGCCCAGTGCGCCGACGGGCAGTTGGCCATGGCGGAGGCCCAGCCGTCCGGCGTACGGCTGGTGTTCCGTACGCGGGCCACGGTCGTCGAGCTGGACGCGCTCCGCACCAAGAACGCCTACCGGGGCGCTCCGCCCCGCCCCGACGGGGTGTACGACCTGCTCGTCGACGGCCGGCCGGCCCGGCAGGCCAGTGTCACCGGAGGCAACGTCCTCCTGATGGACATGACGACGGGAGCAGCCGAGACCCTGCCGGGACCGGTCGGCACCGTACGGTTCTCCGGCCTCCCCGGCCATGCCAAGGACGTCGAGATCTGGCTGCCGTACAACGAGGTCACCGAGCTGGTCGCGCTGCGCACCGACGCTCCCGTCGAGCCCCGACCGGACGGGGGCCGCAGGAAGTGGGTGCATCACGGCAGTTCCGTCAGCCACGGCTCCGACGCCGCGAGTCCCAGCACGACCTGGCCGGCGCTCGCCGGCTCGCTCGGTGGTGTGGAGCTGACCAACCTCGGCCTGAGCGGCAGTGCCCTGCTCGATCCGTTCACCGCCCGCACCCTGCGCGACCTCCCGGCGGACCTGATCAGCGTGAAGATCGGCATCAACCTCGTCAACACCGATCTGATGCGCCTGCGCGCCTTCGGGCCCGCGGTGCACGGCTTTCTCGACACCGTCCGCGAGGGCCACCCCACCACTCCGCTCCTGGTCGTCTCACCCATCCTGTGCCCCATCCACGAGGACACCCCCGGCCCCAGCGCCCCCGACTTCAGCGACCTCAGTGCCGGAAGGCTGCGGTTCCGGGCCGCGGGCGACCCCGCGGAACGGGCGGGCGGGAAGCTGACCCTCAACGTCGTCCGGGACGAACTGGCCCGCATCGTGAAGCAACGGGCTGCCGACGACCCGAACCTGCACTACCTCGACGGCCGCGACCTCTACGGCGAGGCGGACTTCGCCGAACTGCCGCTGCCCGACCAGCTCCACCCGGACGCCGCCACCCACCGCCGCATCGGCGAACGCTTCGCCGCCCTGGCCTTCGGCCCCGGGGGCCCGTTCGCCACCGTACGGTGA
- a CDS encoding glyceraldehyde-3-phosphate dehydrogenase, with amino-acid sequence MTVNDDSFTSWKTREEIAESMIPIIGKLHREQDVTVLLHSRSLVNKSVVSILKTHRFARQIAGAELSVTETLPFLQALTKLDLGPSQIDIGMLAATHKTDERGLSVEEFTAEAVAGATGAEKIERREPRDVVLYGFGRIGRLVARLLIEKAGSGNGLRLRAIVVRQGGEQDLVKRASLLRRDSIHGQFQGTITVDEANSTIVANGNEIKVIYAGNPSEVDYTAYGINNAILIDNTGKWRDREGLSKHLRPGIDKVVLTAPGKGDVPNIVHGVNHDTIKPDEQILSCASCTTNAIVPPLKAMADEYGVLRGHVETVHSFTNDQNLLDNYHDSDRRGRSAALNMVITETGAASAVAKALPDLKAKITGSSIRVPVPDVSIAILNLQLARETTREEVLDYLRDVSLTSPLKRQIDFISAPDAVSSDFIGSRHASIVDAGATKVEGDNAILYLWYDNEFGYSCQVIRVVQHVSGVEYPTYPAPAV; translated from the coding sequence GTGACTGTCAATGACGACTCGTTCACCAGCTGGAAAACCCGCGAGGAGATCGCGGAGTCGATGATCCCGATTATCGGGAAGCTGCACCGGGAGCAGGACGTCACGGTCCTCCTTCACAGCCGCTCCCTGGTGAACAAGTCGGTGGTCAGCATTCTCAAGACCCACCGATTCGCCCGGCAGATAGCCGGCGCGGAGCTCTCGGTCACCGAGACGCTCCCGTTCCTCCAGGCCCTCACCAAGCTCGATCTCGGCCCGTCGCAGATCGACATCGGCATGCTCGCCGCCACGCACAAGACCGATGAGCGTGGTCTCTCGGTCGAGGAGTTCACCGCCGAGGCCGTCGCCGGCGCCACGGGTGCCGAGAAGATCGAACGCCGCGAGCCCCGCGACGTCGTCCTCTACGGCTTCGGCCGCATCGGCCGCCTCGTAGCCCGCCTGCTCATCGAGAAGGCCGGCTCCGGCAACGGTCTGCGACTGCGCGCCATCGTCGTCCGCCAGGGCGGCGAGCAGGACCTCGTCAAGCGCGCCTCGCTGCTGCGCCGCGACTCGATCCACGGCCAGTTCCAGGGCACGATCACCGTCGACGAGGCGAACAGCACGATCGTCGCCAACGGCAACGAGATCAAGGTGATCTACGCCGGAAACCCGTCGGAGGTCGACTACACGGCGTACGGCATCAACAACGCCATCCTCATCGACAACACCGGCAAGTGGCGTGACCGCGAGGGTCTGTCGAAGCACCTGCGCCCCGGCATCGACAAGGTCGTCCTGACCGCTCCGGGCAAGGGCGACGTCCCCAACATCGTGCACGGGGTCAACCACGACACCATCAAGCCGGACGAGCAGATCCTGTCCTGCGCGTCCTGCACCACCAACGCGATCGTCCCGCCGCTGAAGGCGATGGCGGACGAGTACGGCGTCCTGCGTGGCCACGTGGAGACCGTCCACTCGTTCACCAACGACCAGAACCTGCTGGACAACTACCACGATTCGGACCGTCGCGGCCGCTCGGCAGCGCTCAACATGGTCATCACCGAGACCGGCGCCGCCTCCGCCGTCGCCAAGGCGCTGCCGGACCTCAAGGCGAAGATCACCGGCAGCTCGATCCGCGTCCCGGTGCCGGACGTCTCGATCGCGATTCTCAACCTCCAGCTCGCGCGCGAGACCACCCGCGAAGAGGTCCTCGACTACCTCCGCGACGTGTCGCTCACCTCGCCGCTCAAGCGCCAGATCGACTTCATCAGCGCTCCCGACGCGGTCTCCAGCGACTTCATCGGATCGCGCCACGCCTCGATCGTGGACGCGGGCGCCACCAAGGTCGAGGGCGACAACGCGATCCTCTATCTCTGGTACGACAACGAGTTCGGCTACTCGTGCCAGGTGATCCGCGTCGTCCAGCACGTCTCCGGTGTGGAGTACCCGACCTACCCGGCCCCCGCGGTCTGA
- a CDS encoding TetR/AcrR family transcriptional regulator, giving the protein MVRKNTERRAALVDAAIEVLAREGARGLTFRSVDVEAGVPAGTASNYFANRDDLLTQTGSRVYERLQPDDATIARHRAGKPDRDTYTMLMRELVSRVGTFRTGYLALLELRLEATRRPELRAVLTERVRSDIDANVSYHLASGLPGDATSVRLLYLAFNWLIVEQLTLPDVFSEAEREELVAAAVERIATG; this is encoded by the coding sequence ATGGTGCGCAAGAACACCGAGCGCAGGGCCGCCCTGGTAGACGCGGCCATCGAGGTGCTGGCCAGAGAAGGCGCGCGCGGCCTGACGTTCCGTTCGGTGGACGTCGAGGCCGGCGTGCCCGCCGGGACCGCGTCCAATTACTTCGCCAACCGCGACGACTTGCTCACCCAGACGGGCTCCCGCGTCTACGAGCGGCTACAGCCGGACGACGCGACCATCGCACGGCACCGCGCCGGCAAGCCGGACCGGGACACCTACACGATGCTGATGCGCGAACTCGTCAGCCGTGTCGGCACGTTCAGGACGGGCTATCTGGCTCTGCTCGAACTCCGGCTGGAAGCCACCCGGCGCCCCGAGCTGCGCGCGGTCCTGACCGAGCGGGTCCGCTCGGACATCGACGCCAACGTCTCCTACCATCTGGCCTCCGGCCTGCCCGGGGACGCCACCTCGGTCCGGCTGCTGTACTTGGCGTTCAACTGGCTCATCGTGGAGCAGCTGACGCTGCCGGACGTCTTCTCCGAGGCCGAACGCGAAGAACTCGTCGCGGCCGCGGTCGAGCGCATCGCCACCGGCTGA
- a CDS encoding HPP family protein, producing the protein MIGAGVGYGVLAAAGSSPWAAAVAAGVTLALNMTARTPQAPACATAVVIVLQAPAPARFVPLLLGATVLLVITGYAGSRIRRTAVRYPAYWW; encoded by the coding sequence TTGATCGGAGCCGGCGTCGGCTACGGCGTCCTGGCGGCGGCGGGCAGCAGCCCCTGGGCCGCGGCAGTGGCGGCCGGCGTCACGCTCGCGCTGAACATGACCGCCCGTACGCCGCAAGCACCCGCCTGCGCCACGGCCGTCGTCATCGTGCTCCAGGCTCCGGCGCCCGCCCGGTTCGTCCCCCTGCTGCTCGGCGCCACCGTTCTCCTCGTCATCACGGGGTACGCGGGCTCCCGCATCCGCCGCACAGCGGTGAGGTACCCCGCCTACTGGTGGTGA